The Candidatus Eisenbacteria bacterium nucleotide sequence CAGAGTTCGCGCGCCGCGAGGACCAGGCGCTCATCGACTCGGTGACGGCTGGCCCTCTGTGGCGTGAGGATCTCGCCCACAGGATCACATTCAATTTCCTCGTGACCTGGGGCTACCGCGAGTACGTGGACATCTACCGCGCTGCCTGGGAGGTCAATCGCAGACGGGCGGCCGGCGCGCCGCCCTTCCGGGTGCTGGCGTTGGGCGACTCGCCCGACTGGAGCTGGGTCACGAAGCCCGAGGACGGCGATGACCCGGAGGTGATGCGGAAGGTGTGGCGCGGTGGAGGCGAGGAGCACTGGGCACGGGTCATCCTCAACGAGGTGGAAGCCGGACAGAAAGTCCTCGTCTATTCCGGCATCCACCACGCTTTCACCGAGTACCTGCAACCGTCCGTCGCGGAAGGGAAGTTCGTGCAGTTCCGCGAGCAGCGCGCGGGCAACTACGTGTACCGCGCGATCGGCAAGCGGGTGGTCACCGTGTTCCTGCATGCCTGGTGGACGGGGTCGGGCGGCTACGACGACAAGCTTGTGCATCCCGCCGATGGGGTGCTCGATGCGTTCATGCTGAACCGCGAAGGCGGCCCGTACGCTGTGGGCTTCAGCCTCGCAGATTCGCCTTTCGGGCGAACGCGGATCGACAACGCAGTCTACCGGCACGGCTACAGCAACGAGTTCGTGCCGTCCCGCTTCGCAGACGGCTGGATCTATACGAAGCCCCTCTCCGAGTACGCGGGGGTCACACCCATCCCAGGCTGGATCGACGAGACGAACATCGAGCAGGCGCGCCGCCAGATGCCCAATCCCGAATTCCGCGCAGCGTCGATTGACAGGTTCAATTCCGGCATGGCGAGGGATGCCGACATCCCCCGCCGGCTGGCGCGCTTGCACTGAGCCGCCGCGTCCCGCGGCGTGGGAAGGAGCTTCGACGGGTATTGTGGTATTCTTGCCTGGATTATCCACGCGTTTCCTGCTGCGGCTGTGGATTTCCCTCCGCGCTTCCGCGCTCCGGGAGCTTCCTCGGCCACCCGTCCCTCCGGGACGGGTGCCCGCC carries:
- a CDS encoding ChaN family lipoprotein, with protein sequence MSEAQELRSVALLLLVSLSLACGHDPQSQTAAGKAQARIEPPALDLKIQSELEAWLTEHGQEPRDYVVSLFAEHDVVFLGEQHRIRHDPELVQSLLAPLYAAGVRTLATEFARREDQALIDSVTAGPLWREDLAHRITFNFLVTWGYREYVDIYRAAWEVNRRRAAGAPPFRVLALGDSPDWSWVTKPEDGDDPEVMRKVWRGGGEEHWARVILNEVEAGQKVLVYSGIHHAFTEYLQPSVAEGKFVQFREQRAGNYVYRAIGKRVVTVFLHAWWTGSGGYDDKLVHPADGVLDAFMLNREGGPYAVGFSLADSPFGRTRIDNAVYRHGYSNEFVPSRFADGWIYTKPLSEYAGVTPIPGWIDETNIEQARRQMPNPEFRAASIDRFNSGMARDADIPRRLARLH